Proteins from one Hemibagrus wyckioides isolate EC202008001 linkage group LG16, SWU_Hwy_1.0, whole genome shotgun sequence genomic window:
- the LOC131367121 gene encoding LOW QUALITY PROTEIN: protein kinase C epsilon type-like (The sequence of the model RefSeq protein was modified relative to this genomic sequence to represent the inferred CDS: substituted 2 bases at 2 genomic stop codons) — protein sequence MIKTGNSKVRELDMPVNRRIQILEKISEDAEPQPLEEAEKASSLNEYSSEESREDEELQPERKSLKDFNFLSILGKGTFGKVILSELKGTDEVYALKVMKXETIWEQEAISCTLMEMRILALASEHPYLTHLYCSFQTSEALCFAMEFVSGRDLAFHISHSCGFDEPRTRFYAAEVACALMFLHCNGIIHRDLKPRNILLDADGHCKLADSGMCAEGILDGKTTNTFCGTFDYVAPEIIQYCEYNTSVDXWALGVIMYEMMTGYNPFHDDNEEKMFESIVNAEPHYPSNLTNKAVSILKALVMKKPMDRLGCVGSQGKEKAIKCHPVFKKINWSQLEKRKITPLFQPQITSKGDVNNFEGSFSCEEPKLSRGKHSFFIQSIQEEFNGFSFINTKY from the exons ATGATAAAGACAGGAAACTCAAAGGTTAGAGAGCTTGACATGCCCGTCAACAGGAG GATACAGATATTAGAAAAGATCAGTGAAGATGCAGAACCTCAGCCTCTGGAAGAAGCAGAAAAGGCTTCATCCCTGAATGAGTATAGttcagaggagagcagagaggatgaggagctaCAGCCTGAGAGAAAGAGCCTGAAGGACTTCAACTTCCTCAGCATACTTGGAAAGGGTACGTTCGGGAAGGTGATTTTGTCTGAGCTCAAAGGCACTGATGAGGTCTATGCGTTGAAGGTTATGAAGTAGGAAACGATTTGGGAACAGGAAGCCATCAGCTGCACTCTTATGGAGATGCGGATCTTGGCTCTGGCCAGTGAACACCCCTACCTGACCCACCTCTACTGCAGCTTCCAGACCAGCGAGGCATTGTGCTTCGCAATGGAATTTGTGAGTGGACGGGATCTTGCATTTCACATCTCCCACTCATGTGGATTTGATGAACCCCGCACCAGATTTTATGCTGCTGAGGTCGCCTGTGCCCTCATGTTCCTCCACTGCAACGGGATTATTCACAGAGATCTCAAACCCAGAAACATCCTCCTAGATGCCGATGGCCACTGCAAGCTTGCTGACTCTGGCATGTGCGCAGAGGGCATACTAGATGGCAAGACTACCAACACGTTTTGTGGCACATTCGACTACGTAGCACCAGAGATAATACAGTATTGTGAATAcaat ACATCAGTTGATTAGTGGGCTCTAGGTGTGATCATGTACGAAATGATGACAGGCTACAACCCGTTTCATGATGACAATGAGGAGAAGATGTTCGAGTCCATCGTCAATGCTGAACCGCATTATCCATCAAACCTCACCAATAAGGCGGTCAGCATCCTCAAAGCGCTTGTGATGAAGAAGCCCATGGATCGTCTCGGCTGTGTGGGGTCCCAGGGCAAGGAGAAAGCCATAAAATGTCATCCTGTCTTCAAGAAGATCAACTGGTCACAGCTGGAAAAGAGGAAGATCACCCCTCTATTTCAACCACAGATAACATCGAAGGGGGACGTCAATAACTTTGAAGGCAGTTtctcctgtgaggagcccaagCTTTCTCGTGGGAAACACTCCTTCTTCATCCAATCCATCCAAGAGGAGTTTAATGGCTTCTCCTTCATTAACACCAAATATTAA